The following coding sequences lie in one Klebsiella huaxiensis genomic window:
- the nfo gene encoding deoxyribonuclease IV, whose translation MKYIGAHVSASGGVANAAIRAAEIGATAFALFTKNQRQWRAAPLSDETIAEFKAACEKYHFGPGQILPHDSYLINLGHPVADALEKSRDAFIDELSRCQQLGLTLLNFHPGSHLQQIPEDQCLARIAESINIALAKTEGVTAVIENTAGQGSNLGFKFEHLAAIIDGVEDKSRVGVCIDTCHAFAAGYDLRSAEECEKTFADFERIVGFQYLRGMHLNDAKSTFGSRVDRHHSLGEGNIGHDAFRWIMQAPRFDGIPLILETINPDIWAEEIAWLRAQQTEEAVV comes from the coding sequence ATGAAATATATTGGAGCGCACGTCAGCGCCTCCGGCGGAGTGGCCAATGCCGCCATTCGCGCAGCCGAAATCGGCGCGACCGCCTTCGCCCTCTTTACCAAAAACCAGCGCCAGTGGCGCGCCGCTCCGCTAAGCGACGAGACCATTGCTGAATTTAAAGCCGCCTGCGAAAAGTATCATTTCGGACCCGGACAAATTCTGCCCCACGACAGCTATCTGATAAACCTTGGCCACCCGGTTGCGGACGCGCTGGAAAAATCCCGCGATGCCTTTATTGATGAACTCTCCCGCTGCCAGCAGTTGGGCCTGACGTTACTCAATTTCCATCCGGGTAGTCATTTACAGCAGATCCCCGAAGACCAGTGCCTGGCGCGCATCGCTGAATCCATCAATATCGCGTTGGCAAAAACCGAAGGCGTGACGGCAGTGATTGAAAATACCGCCGGTCAGGGCAGCAATCTGGGCTTTAAGTTTGAGCATCTGGCCGCCATCATCGACGGCGTGGAAGATAAATCCCGCGTGGGCGTGTGCATTGATACCTGCCACGCTTTTGCCGCTGGTTACGACCTGCGTAGCGCCGAAGAGTGTGAGAAAACCTTCGCTGATTTCGAACGCATTGTCGGTTTTCAGTATCTGCGCGGTATGCACCTGAACGATGCGAAAAGCACTTTCGGCAGCCGCGTTGACCGTCACCACAGCCTGGGCGAAGGTAATATTGGCCACGATGCTTTCCGCTGGATAATGCAGGCCCCCCGTTTTGACGGCATCCCGCTAATTCTGGAAACGATCAATCCTGATATTTGGGCGGAAGAAATTGCCTGGCTGCGGGCCCAGCAAACAGAAGAGGCCGTGGTCTGA
- the yieE gene encoding DNA-binding transcriptional regulator YeiE: MHITLRQLEVFAEVLKSGSTTQASQMLALSQSAVSAALTDLEGQLGVQLFDRVGKRLVVNEHGRLLYPRALALLERALEIEQLFRGDNGAIRVYASSTIGNYILPEIIAHYRRDLPDLPLELSVGNSQDVINAVADLRVDIGLIEGPCHAADIIAEPWLEDELVVFAPPDSPLLEGEVTLQRLAEAPWILREHGSGTREIVDYLLLSHLPAFHLGMELGNSEAIKHAVRHGLGISCLSRRVVAEQLEVGSLVELTIPLPRLTRTLWRIHHRQKHISKALQRFLHYCEV; encoded by the coding sequence ATGCATATCACGCTACGACAGCTGGAAGTTTTTGCTGAAGTTTTAAAGAGCGGCTCTACAACACAGGCATCGCAAATGCTGGCGCTTTCGCAATCGGCAGTCAGCGCGGCGTTGACTGATCTGGAAGGCCAGTTGGGCGTGCAGTTGTTTGATCGTGTCGGCAAGCGACTGGTAGTTAATGAACATGGCAGGCTGCTTTATCCGCGAGCGCTGGCGCTGCTGGAGCGCGCGCTGGAGATAGAACAGCTGTTTCGCGGCGACAACGGCGCGATTCGCGTCTATGCCAGCAGCACTATCGGCAACTATATTCTGCCGGAAATCATTGCGCACTATCGACGCGATCTCCCGGATTTACCGCTGGAACTAAGCGTGGGGAATAGCCAGGACGTCATTAATGCGGTGGCTGACCTGCGAGTGGATATCGGGCTGATTGAAGGCCCTTGTCACGCAGCAGATATCATTGCCGAGCCGTGGCTGGAAGATGAACTGGTGGTCTTCGCACCGCCAGATTCGCCGCTCCTTGAGGGGGAGGTGACGCTGCAACGGCTGGCGGAAGCGCCGTGGATCTTGCGCGAACACGGATCCGGAACCCGAGAAATTGTCGACTACTTATTATTATCGCATTTACCGGCGTTTCATCTGGGGATGGAGTTGGGCAACTCTGAAGCCATTAAGCATGCAGTGCGTCATGGTTTAGGGATTAGCTGCCTGTCACGAAGAGTGGTGGCGGAACAGCTTGAGGTCGGGTCGTTGGTGGAGCTGACCATCCCACTGCCGCGTTTAACCCGCACGTTGTGGCGTATTCATCACCGGCAGAAGCATATTTCTAAGGCATTACAACGTTTTCTGCATTATTGCGAAGTGTAG
- the cirA gene encoding catecholate siderophore receptor CirA has product MFRLNPFVRAGLCASVVSLAFPALADVNEETLVVTAAATEQSVKDAPASISVITQQDLQRKPVQNLKDVLRDVPGVQLTNEGDNRKGVSIRGLDSSYTLILIDGKRVNSRNAVFRHNDFDLNWIPVDAIERIEVVRGPMSSLYGSDALGGVVNIITKKVGQQWTGTLSADTTIQEHRDRGDTYNGQFFTSGPLIDGVLGMKAYGSLAKRAKDDQQASSNAAGETPRIEGFTSRDGNVEFAWTPTDNQDITAGYGFDRQDRDSDSLDRNRLERQNYSLSHNGRWDVGNSELKFYGEKVDNKNPGQAGTITSESNSVDGKYVLPLGMINQLLTFGGEWRHDKLKDPVNLSSGGKSTSASQYALFLEDEWRIIEPLALTTGIRMDDHQTYGDHWSPRAYLVYTATDTVTVKGGWATAFKAPSLLQLNPDWTTNSCRGSCSIIGNPDLKPETSESFELGLYYRGEEGLLEGVEGSVTTFQNNVDDMIDILRTSSASEAPGYPNFVGWKTVNGKRVPVFRYFNVNKARIKGVETEVKVPFGDEWKLTVNYTYNDGRDLSNGGDKPLQTLPFHTANGTLDWKPLDDWSFYVTANYTGEQRAVSSTGKTPGGYTMFDIGAAWNVTKNVKLRSGVLNVGDKDLNRDDYSYTEEGRRYFMAVDYRF; this is encoded by the coding sequence ATGTTCAGGTTAAATCCTTTTGTCCGGGCCGGATTATGCGCGTCCGTCGTATCACTGGCGTTTCCGGCTCTCGCCGATGTTAATGAAGAAACGCTGGTCGTCACCGCTGCGGCAACTGAACAGAGCGTAAAAGATGCTCCTGCCAGTATTAGCGTTATCACCCAACAGGATTTGCAGCGTAAACCGGTACAGAACCTGAAAGATGTACTGCGGGATGTTCCTGGCGTGCAACTCACCAACGAAGGGGATAACCGCAAAGGCGTAAGTATCCGTGGCCTTGATAGCAGCTATACGCTGATCCTTATTGATGGCAAACGCGTTAACTCGCGAAACGCCGTGTTCCGCCACAACGATTTTGACCTCAACTGGATCCCGGTGGATGCCATTGAACGTATCGAAGTTGTGCGCGGACCGATGTCCTCACTTTATGGTTCCGATGCCCTTGGCGGCGTGGTGAATATCATCACCAAAAAAGTCGGCCAACAGTGGACCGGTACTCTGAGCGCCGACACCACCATTCAGGAACATCGCGATCGCGGTGATACCTATAACGGTCAGTTCTTCACCAGCGGCCCGCTGATTGACGGCGTGTTGGGTATGAAGGCCTACGGCAGCCTGGCTAAACGTGCCAAAGACGATCAGCAGGCTTCCAGCAATGCTGCAGGCGAAACGCCGCGCATTGAAGGCTTCACCAGCCGCGACGGTAATGTCGAGTTTGCCTGGACCCCAACGGACAATCAGGATATTACTGCGGGCTACGGTTTTGACCGCCAGGATCGTGACTCCGATTCTCTCGACCGTAACCGTCTTGAGCGCCAGAACTACTCTCTGAGCCACAATGGTCGCTGGGATGTTGGCAACAGCGAGCTGAAATTCTACGGTGAGAAAGTCGATAATAAAAACCCAGGCCAGGCCGGGACGATCACTTCTGAAAGCAACTCCGTAGATGGTAAATACGTCCTGCCGCTAGGAATGATTAACCAGCTACTGACCTTCGGCGGTGAATGGCGCCACGACAAACTCAAAGATCCGGTTAACCTGAGTAGCGGCGGCAAATCTACCTCCGCCAGTCAGTACGCACTGTTCCTTGAAGATGAATGGCGAATCATCGAGCCGCTGGCGTTAACCACCGGTATTCGTATGGACGATCACCAGACTTATGGCGATCACTGGAGCCCGCGTGCTTACCTGGTCTATACCGCCACCGACACCGTGACCGTGAAGGGCGGCTGGGCGACGGCATTCAAAGCGCCATCCCTGCTGCAGTTGAATCCAGACTGGACTACCAACTCCTGCCGTGGTTCATGCAGTATTATCGGTAACCCGGATCTGAAACCGGAAACCAGCGAAAGCTTCGAGCTCGGTCTTTATTACCGTGGCGAAGAGGGCTTGCTGGAAGGTGTGGAAGGGAGCGTCACGACTTTCCAGAACAACGTTGATGATATGATTGATATCCTGCGTACCTCCAGCGCTAGCGAAGCGCCGGGCTATCCGAACTTTGTCGGCTGGAAAACGGTCAACGGCAAGCGAGTGCCGGTCTTCCGCTACTTCAACGTCAACAAGGCGCGTATCAAAGGGGTTGAAACCGAAGTGAAAGTGCCGTTCGGTGACGAATGGAAGCTGACGGTGAACTACACCTATAACGATGGTCGCGACCTGAGTAACGGCGGCGATAAACCGCTGCAAACGCTGCCGTTCCATACTGCCAACGGCACCCTCGACTGGAAACCGCTGGACGACTGGTCCTTCTACGTGACTGCCAACTATACCGGCGAGCAGCGTGCGGTCAGCTCTACGGGCAAAACGCCGGGTGGCTACACTATGTTTGATATCGGCGCGGCGTGGAACGTGACTAAAAACGTCAAACTGCGTTCCGGCGTGCTTAACGTCGGCGATAAAGATCTGAACAGAGATGATTACAGTTACACCGAAGAAGGCCGCCGTTACTTTATGGCCGTCGATTACCGCTTCTGA
- a CDS encoding sugar kinase, translating into MNDREKQILKMLRRNPLIQQHEIADILQISRSRVAAHIMDLTRKGAIKGKGYILTEQEYCVSLGAINMDIRGIADIHYPQPVSNPGNIQCSAGGVARNIAHNLALLGRDVHLISAVGSDFYGETLLEQTRQAGVNVQSCIRLHGHNTATYLSIANPQEETVLAINDTHILQSLTPQLLNQYRDLLTHSGVVLVDCNLTESSLEWVFTLASAIPVFVDTVSEFKAHRIRPWLGKIHTLKPTLRELQILWGQTISSDADRDRALSWLHEQGTQRVVICSEDDSIFCSEAGGERFQMSLPGHTTVDSFGADDALMAGLLYSYLDGSDFKESAAFAMACTALTRASDSINNPSLSVDNALNLLSGV; encoded by the coding sequence ATGAACGATAGGGAAAAGCAGATCCTTAAAATGCTGCGGCGTAACCCGCTCATTCAGCAGCACGAGATTGCCGACATTCTGCAGATTAGCCGCTCCCGCGTAGCGGCGCACATTATGGACCTCACGCGTAAGGGGGCCATCAAGGGCAAAGGCTACATCCTGACCGAGCAGGAGTATTGCGTCTCGCTGGGGGCCATCAATATGGATATTCGCGGGATTGCCGATATTCATTATCCGCAGCCGGTTTCAAACCCGGGTAATATCCAGTGTTCCGCTGGCGGCGTAGCGCGCAATATTGCACATAATCTGGCGCTGCTGGGCCGCGATGTGCATTTGATTTCCGCCGTTGGCAGCGATTTCTACGGTGAAACGCTGCTGGAACAAACCCGCCAGGCCGGGGTTAACGTGCAGAGCTGTATTCGCCTGCACGGCCACAACACCGCAACCTATTTATCCATCGCCAATCCGCAGGAAGAGACGGTTCTGGCGATCAATGATACCCATATTTTACAGTCGCTTACCCCACAGTTACTCAATCAGTACCGGGATCTGCTGACTCATTCAGGCGTGGTTCTGGTCGACTGTAATTTAACGGAGTCGTCGCTGGAGTGGGTATTTACGCTGGCAAGCGCTATTCCGGTGTTTGTCGATACGGTGTCGGAGTTTAAAGCACATCGCATCCGCCCGTGGCTGGGGAAAATTCATACCCTCAAACCTACGCTGCGCGAACTACAAATCCTCTGGGGACAGACGATATCCAGCGATGCAGATCGCGATCGAGCGCTGTCATGGCTGCACGAACAGGGAACTCAACGGGTGGTGATTTGTTCAGAAGACGATTCTATTTTCTGTAGCGAAGCAGGCGGTGAACGTTTCCAGATGAGCCTGCCAGGCCACACGACGGTAGACAGTTTTGGTGCTGACGATGCGCTGATGGCCGGGCTGCTCTACAGCTATCTTGATGGTAGCGATTTTAAAGAGAGCGCCGCTTTTGCCATGGCCTGCACCGCCCTCACCCGTGCCAGTGACAGTATCAACAACCCTTCTTTATCCGTCGATAACGCACTCAATTTACTTTCAGGCGTATAA
- a CDS encoding NupC/NupG family nucleoside CNT transporter, which translates to MDIMRSLLGMVVLLAIAFVLSVNKKRISIRTVGAALLLQIVIGGVMLYFPPGKWLVEQAALGVHKVMSYSDAGSAFIFGSLVGPKMDVLFDGAGFVFAFRVLPAIIFVTALISLLYYLGIMGLLIRILGGIFQKALNISKIESFVAVTTIFLGQNEIPAIVKPFIDKLNRNELFTAICSGMASIAGSMMIGYAGMGVPIDYLLAASLMAIPGGILFARMLSPATEASQVTFENLSFTETPPKSIIEAAASGAMTGLKIAAGVATVVMAFVAIIALLNGIIGGIGGWFGFGHATLEGIFGYILAPLAWIMGVDWSDATLAGSLIGQKLAINEFVAYLNFSPYLQTGGTLDVKTIAIISFALCGFANFGSIGVVVGAFSAISPQRAPEIAQLGMRALAAATLSNLMSATIAGFFIGLA; encoded by the coding sequence ATGGACATCATGAGAAGTCTTTTGGGGATGGTAGTGTTACTGGCCATTGCCTTTGTGCTGTCAGTGAATAAAAAACGCATCAGTATCAGAACCGTAGGCGCAGCGCTGTTGCTGCAAATTGTGATTGGCGGGGTAATGCTCTATTTTCCGCCGGGCAAATGGCTGGTCGAACAGGCGGCGCTTGGGGTGCATAAAGTTATGTCCTATAGCGATGCCGGGAGCGCGTTTATTTTTGGCTCGCTGGTTGGCCCGAAGATGGATGTGCTGTTTGACGGTGCAGGGTTTGTGTTTGCCTTTCGCGTTCTGCCGGCCATTATTTTCGTTACCGCGCTGATAAGCCTCCTTTATTACCTTGGCATAATGGGACTGCTGATCCGTATTCTCGGCGGAATCTTCCAGAAAGCGCTGAATATCAGCAAAATTGAATCGTTTGTTGCTGTGACCACCATTTTTCTGGGGCAGAACGAGATCCCGGCGATCGTCAAACCGTTTATCGACAAGCTTAACCGCAATGAACTGTTTACCGCGATTTGTAGCGGGATGGCCTCAATCGCCGGGTCGATGATGATTGGTTATGCCGGTATGGGCGTACCAATCGACTACTTGTTGGCTGCGTCGTTGATGGCTATTCCTGGCGGGATCCTGTTTGCTCGAATGCTCAGCCCGGCAACCGAAGCATCGCAGGTGACTTTTGAGAATCTCTCTTTCACCGAAACGCCGCCGAAAAGCATTATTGAAGCGGCGGCATCCGGGGCGATGACCGGGCTGAAAATTGCCGCTGGGGTAGCAACAGTAGTCATGGCGTTTGTGGCGATTATAGCCTTGTTGAACGGCATTATCGGTGGGATTGGCGGTTGGTTTGGTTTTGGCCACGCCACTCTGGAGGGGATCTTCGGTTATATCCTTGCACCTCTGGCGTGGATCATGGGCGTTGACTGGAGCGATGCGACCCTGGCTGGCAGTCTGATTGGGCAGAAACTGGCGATCAACGAATTCGTCGCCTATCTCAACTTCTCGCCCTACCTGCAAACCGGCGGCACGTTGGATGTGAAAACCATCGCGATTATTTCGTTCGCCCTGTGTGGTTTCGCCAACTTTGGCTCAATTGGTGTGGTGGTCGGAGCGTTCTCCGCCATTTCCCCGCAGCGCGCGCCAGAAATTGCTCAGCTCGGAATGCGCGCTCTGGCGGCGGCAACGCTCTCTAACCTGATGAGCGCGACCATCGCCGGGTTCTTTATTGGACTCGCATAG
- a CDS encoding YeiH family protein has product MTALTLPTKHRPLWHFAPGLALTAVLTGAALWAGSFPAIAGAGFSALTLAILFGMVIGNTIYPKIWQSCDGGVIFAKQHLLRLGIILYGFRLTFAQIADVGVSGIVIDVLTLSSTFFIACFLGQKVFGLDKHTSWLIGAGSSICGAAAVLATEPVVKAEASKVTVAVATVVIFGTIAIFLYPAIYPFLAHWFTPEAYGIYMGSTMHEVAQVVAAGHAVSPDAENAAVIAKMLRVMMLAPFLLFLAARVKQLTPVGSGEKSKITIPWFAILFIVVAVFNSFHLLPKAVVDMLVTLDTVLLAMAMAALGLTTHVSALKKAGAKPLLMALMLFVWLIVGGGAINLAIHSLLA; this is encoded by the coding sequence ATGACAGCACTCACTTTACCGACTAAACATCGCCCATTGTGGCACTTTGCACCTGGACTGGCGCTGACTGCCGTATTAACTGGCGCTGCACTGTGGGCCGGTAGTTTTCCAGCCATCGCAGGTGCAGGCTTCAGCGCACTCACGCTGGCTATTCTGTTCGGCATGGTGATCGGTAATACGATTTACCCCAAAATATGGCAGTCCTGTGACGGCGGCGTAATCTTTGCCAAACAGCACCTGCTGCGTCTGGGCATTATTTTATACGGCTTTCGCCTGACGTTCGCCCAGATTGCCGATGTTGGCGTGAGCGGTATCGTCATTGACGTTCTGACGCTTTCCAGCACCTTTTTTATCGCCTGTTTTTTAGGGCAAAAGGTTTTCGGCCTGGATAAGCATACCAGTTGGCTGATTGGTGCCGGCAGCAGTATCTGCGGCGCAGCAGCGGTACTGGCCACCGAACCGGTGGTGAAAGCGGAAGCCAGTAAAGTCACTGTAGCCGTCGCGACGGTGGTGATTTTCGGGACCATTGCTATCTTCCTCTACCCGGCAATCTACCCTTTCCTGGCGCACTGGTTTACCCCGGAAGCCTACGGTATCTATATGGGTTCCACCATGCATGAAGTTGCCCAGGTTGTGGCAGCCGGTCATGCCGTCAGCCCGGATGCGGAAAACGCAGCGGTCATCGCAAAAATGCTGCGCGTCATGATGCTGGCTCCGTTCCTGCTGTTCCTGGCCGCTCGCGTTAAGCAGTTAACCCCGGTGGGAAGCGGTGAAAAAAGCAAAATCACCATTCCGTGGTTTGCGATCCTGTTTATTGTGGTGGCGGTGTTTAACTCTTTCCACCTGCTGCCGAAAGCGGTTGTCGATATGCTGGTGACTCTGGATACCGTGTTGCTGGCAATGGCGATGGCTGCCCTGGGTCTGACCACCCACGTCAGCGCGCTGAAAAAAGCCGGTGCCAAACCGCTGCTGATGGCGCTAATGCTCTTCGTCTGGCTGATTGTCGGCGGCGGTGCGATTAACCTGGCCATTCACAGCCTGCTGGCCTGA
- a CDS encoding pseudouridine-5'-phosphate glycosidase, which translates to MSELNISSELLQVSAEVQQALKNNQPIVALESTIISHGMPFPENAQTALEVEETIRRQGAVPATIAIIHGVMKVGLSREEIELLGREGHNVTKVSRRDLPFVVAAGLNGATTVASTMIIAAMAGIKVFATGGIGGVHRGAEHTFDISADLQELANTNVTVVCAGAKSILDLGLTTEYLETFGVPLIGYQTSALPAFFCRTSPFEVSIRLNSAKEIAKAMAVKWQSSLKGGMVVANPIPEQFAMPEAKINAAIDQAVREAEEQGVVGKESTPFLLARVAELTGGDSLKSNIQLVFNNAILACEIAKEYQQIA; encoded by the coding sequence ATGTCTGAATTAAATATTTCCTCTGAATTATTACAGGTCTCTGCGGAAGTACAGCAAGCATTGAAAAATAATCAGCCAATCGTGGCGCTTGAATCAACCATTATTTCTCACGGTATGCCATTCCCTGAAAATGCGCAAACGGCGCTGGAAGTGGAAGAAACTATTCGTCGGCAGGGGGCCGTTCCGGCAACAATTGCGATTATTCATGGGGTGATGAAGGTCGGTTTAAGTCGTGAGGAAATAGAACTTCTTGGCCGTGAAGGGCATAATGTCACTAAAGTTAGCCGTCGGGATTTACCGTTTGTGGTTGCTGCGGGATTAAATGGTGCCACTACCGTTGCCTCTACCATGATTATTGCCGCAATGGCCGGAATTAAAGTCTTCGCTACCGGTGGGATCGGCGGAGTACACCGTGGCGCAGAGCACACTTTCGATATTTCTGCGGATTTACAGGAGCTGGCAAATACGAATGTTACCGTAGTATGCGCCGGTGCTAAATCTATTCTCGATCTCGGATTAACCACCGAATATTTAGAAACTTTCGGTGTTCCGCTTATTGGTTATCAAACCTCGGCACTACCGGCATTCTTCTGCCGTACCAGCCCGTTTGAGGTCAGTATTCGGCTTAACAGCGCCAAAGAAATTGCCAAAGCGATGGCGGTGAAATGGCAGTCGAGCCTGAAGGGCGGCATGGTGGTGGCGAATCCTATCCCTGAGCAGTTCGCAATGCCGGAAGCGAAAATCAATGCCGCCATTGATCAGGCGGTGAGAGAAGCTGAAGAGCAGGGCGTGGTGGGTAAAGAGAGTACGCCGTTCCTGTTGGCCCGCGTCGCGGAATTGACCGGTGGAGACAGCCTGAAATCCAATATCCAACTGGTCTTTAACAACGCCATCCTGGCCTGCGAGATTGCCAAAGAGTATCAGCAGATCGCGTAA
- a CDS encoding amino acid permease, with protein MVSDTKTTEAPGLRRELKARHLTMIAIGGSIGTGLFVASGATISQAGPGGALLSYILIGLMVYFLMTSLGELAAFMPVSGSFATYGQNYVEEGFGFALGWNYWYNWAVTIAVDLVAAQLVMTYWFPDAPGWIWSALFLGIMFLLNWISVKGFGEAEYWFSLIKVATVIIFIIVGVMMILGIFKGAQPAGWSNWGIDDAPFAGGFSAMIGVAMIVGFSFQGTELIGIAAGESENPEKNIPRAVRQVFWRILLFYVFAILIISLIIPYTDPSLLRNDVKDISVSPFTLVFQHAGLLSAAAIMNAVILTAVLSAGNSGMYASTRMLYTLACDGKAPRIFSKLSKGGVPRNALYATTVIAALCFLSSMFGNQTVYLWLLNTSGMTGFIAWLGIAISHYRFRRGYVLQGHDLNNLPYRSGFFPLGPIFAFVLCLIITLGQNYEAFLKDTIDWGGVAATYIGIPLFLVIWFGYKLAKGTRFVRYSEMKFPERFKG; from the coding sequence ATGGTTTCGGATACTAAAACCACAGAAGCGCCCGGTTTACGTCGTGAACTGAAGGCGCGCCACTTGACCATGATCGCTATTGGCGGTTCCATCGGTACAGGTCTTTTTGTTGCCTCTGGCGCAACCATATCTCAGGCGGGCCCAGGCGGCGCGCTGCTTTCTTATATTCTTATTGGTCTGATGGTCTACTTTCTGATGACCAGCCTCGGCGAGTTAGCGGCTTTTATGCCGGTATCTGGCTCTTTTGCCACCTATGGGCAAAATTATGTCGAGGAAGGCTTCGGCTTTGCGCTGGGCTGGAACTACTGGTACAACTGGGCGGTAACCATCGCCGTTGACCTTGTTGCCGCTCAGCTGGTGATGACCTACTGGTTCCCTGATGCGCCCGGCTGGATCTGGAGCGCGCTGTTCCTCGGCATTATGTTCCTGCTGAACTGGATCTCGGTAAAAGGTTTTGGCGAAGCGGAATACTGGTTCTCCCTGATTAAAGTCGCCACCGTCATTATCTTTATTATCGTCGGTGTGATGATGATCCTCGGTATCTTTAAAGGGGCACAGCCCGCAGGCTGGAGCAACTGGGGTATTGACGATGCACCATTCGCTGGTGGTTTCTCGGCGATGATTGGTGTGGCGATGATTGTCGGCTTCTCGTTCCAGGGAACCGAGCTTATCGGTATTGCTGCGGGCGAGTCAGAAAACCCGGAGAAGAATATTCCACGCGCCGTGCGTCAGGTGTTCTGGCGTATCTTGCTGTTCTATGTGTTTGCAATTCTGATTATCAGCCTGATCATTCCGTATACCGATCCGAGCCTGCTGCGTAACGACGTAAAAGATATTTCCGTGAGTCCGTTTACGCTGGTGTTCCAGCATGCGGGTCTGCTGTCGGCGGCGGCGATTATGAACGCGGTCATTTTGACGGCGGTGCTGTCGGCGGGTAACTCCGGGATGTATGCCTCCACGCGTATGCTCTACACCCTGGCCTGTGATGGTAAAGCGCCGCGCATTTTCTCTAAGCTGTCAAAAGGCGGAGTGCCACGTAATGCGCTGTATGCCACTACGGTGATTGCGGCACTGTGTTTCCTGAGCTCAATGTTCGGTAATCAGACCGTTTACCTGTGGTTGCTGAACACCTCCGGGATGACCGGCTTTATTGCCTGGCTGGGGATTGCCATTAGCCACTATCGTTTCCGTCGTGGCTACGTGCTGCAAGGACATGATCTGAATAATCTGCCTTATCGTTCAGGATTCTTTCCGCTGGGACCGATCTTTGCCTTTGTTCTGTGCCTGATTATTACGCTTGGTCAGAACTATGAAGCGTTCCTTAAAGACACCATCGACTGGGGCGGCGTCGCTGCAACGTATATTGGTATACCGCTGTTCCTGGTTATCTGGTTTGGCTACAAACTGGCGAAGGGGACGCGTTTTGTCCGCTACAGCGAAATGAAGTTCCCGGAGCGTTTTAAAGGCTAA
- the fghA gene encoding S-formylglutathione hydrolase: MELLEEHHCYEGRQQRWRHDSTTLNCAMTFSIFLPPSRTDTPPPVLYWLSGLTCNDENFTTKAGAQRVAAELGIALVMPDTSPRGDSVADDSAYDLGKGAGFYLNATQAPWSAHFRMYDYLRDELPQLITSEFKVSERCAISGHSMGGHGALVMALKNPGRFTSVSAFAPIVNPTQVPWGKKAFTAYLGTDEATWQAWDSCALMQASQEENAIPTLIDQGDSDSFLAEQLQPAVLAETARQKSWPLTLRIQPGYDHSYYFIASFIEDHLRFHAQHLFK, translated from the coding sequence ATGGAACTGCTCGAAGAGCACCACTGTTATGAAGGTCGGCAGCAACGCTGGCGGCACGACTCCACGACACTGAACTGTGCAATGACGTTCAGTATCTTTCTCCCCCCATCTCGCACAGATACGCCGCCGCCGGTTCTCTACTGGCTTTCCGGGCTGACCTGTAACGATGAAAACTTTACCACCAAAGCGGGCGCACAGCGGGTCGCCGCCGAGCTGGGTATTGCGCTGGTGATGCCGGATACCAGCCCGCGTGGCGATAGCGTTGCTGACGATAGCGCCTACGATCTGGGCAAAGGAGCAGGCTTTTATCTCAATGCCACCCAGGCGCCGTGGTCCGCACATTTTCGCATGTACGATTATCTTCGCGACGAGCTGCCACAACTTATCACCAGCGAGTTCAAAGTCAGCGAGCGCTGCGCTATCAGCGGGCATTCGATGGGTGGTCACGGCGCGCTGGTTATGGCGTTGAAAAATCCGGGTCGTTTCACCAGCGTGTCGGCTTTCGCGCCAATCGTTAACCCGACTCAGGTTCCATGGGGTAAAAAAGCGTTTACCGCTTATCTGGGAACCGATGAAGCAACGTGGCAGGCGTGGGATAGCTGCGCCTTAATGCAAGCCAGCCAGGAGGAGAATGCTATCCCAACACTGATTGACCAGGGCGATAGCGATTCATTCCTCGCTGAGCAGTTGCAACCGGCGGTGCTGGCGGAAACCGCGCGCCAGAAAAGCTGGCCGTTAACCCTGCGTATTCAGCCCGGTTACGATCACAGCTACTATTTTATTGCCTCATTTATTGAGGATCACCTGCGTTTTCATGCCCAACACCTCTTTAAATAA